GGCGAGTACCGAGTTGCGAGTACCGAGTACCGAGAGGCCCGCAGCGATGCGGGCCTTGTCCTTCTCTGTGCAACTCCGTGCCTCTGTGCCTCTGTGGTAGGTTTGCCTTCCGATGAAAGTCCGCGCCAAGTTCCTGACGTCCGCCGTCGATCCGGCAAAGTTCCCGGCGCCCACCGTGCCGGAGATCGCCTTTGCCGGACGCTCCAACGTGGGCAAGTCGTCCCTGCTGAACGCGCTTGCCGGGGGCAAGCTGGCGCACGTGAGTTCTACGCCCGGCCGCACGCGGACCATCAACTTCTTCGGAATAAACTTTGACGCCGGAAATACAAAGACGGCAAAACCTGAGCCCGAGCTGTTGCTCGTCGACCTGCCGGGATACGGTTACGCCAAGATCTCGAAATCGATCTCGGCGGAGTGGCCCACCTTCATCGAGCCTTACCTGCGCGACCGCGAGACGCTCGCGCTGTGCGTCTGTTTGGTGGATTCGTCCATCCCGCCGCAGCCCAGCGACCACCAGCTCATCACGTGGCTGCGCCAGCATCAGCGTCCGTTCCTCATGGTGGGGACGAAGGCAGACAAGCTATCGCACAATAAACTCAGGGCGTCACTGACAGAACTTCAAGTGGCACATGAGGTGGGTGCGGTGCTCCCCTTCTCCGCCGAGACGGGCGCCGGACTGAAGGAGTTGTGGCAGATGATCTTCGAGGCGACGAACGAAGCGGACGGCGGGGAGTAAGGCGGGACGTTCGCCGCACGCGTCTTCCCACCACCGTGCTCGCTGAGCCAGGCGGAGAGTTTCTGCTGCTGCTGCTGTTTCAAGTCGATGCAGCCAGCGATCCGCTCCATCGTCTGGCGGAAGGTGCGCGACCCGGGATTCCCCTTCGATTCGAAGAACTGCCTGGCATCATCGCGCATGCCGGCATCGCAAAACGTGTTGGCTACGCGCACACTCTCGCCGCGGACGTAACTCGACATCTTCTTCTCGAGCTGCGGCCAGTCACGCTTGAACAGCTCCCACGACTGCTGCTGGTTGTAGGGATCGCCGACCAGCGAGTTGACGAAGCCGGTCGCATCCTGATTGCGGATGTCGGGTCCCTCCGCCATCGCGAAGCTGCGCTTGACCAGCTCGGGCTGGCGGAAGAGGGTGAGCCCGTAGAGGAAGTCGTAGTGGCGCTCGGGTTCTTTCTCCTGCTTGAGCGCGGCGAGGTACTGGTCATAGAGCGCGGCGTCGCCGAAGCGAGCCGCCGCGGAGACGGCGACACTCAGCAGCTCGGCGTCCACGGAGCCGGGCTGCCGAATCTCCTGCTGGGTCATGTCTTTTCCCTTGGCGATGGCGGCGGGATCTTCCGCCACCAGCGCGAGCGCGCTGAAAGCCTCGCGGCGGAGCTGTTGCGTGTCCGCACTCTCGCCCGGCTTCGGCGCGTAACCCAGCTCGTTGAGCATGGGACGATACAGTGATGCGACGAAGGCGCGGAACTGCGCACTATCTTCCGGCGTGGTGAGGTAACGCTTGACGGTGCTCAGCCGCGCCGTGATGTTCTCCCATAGAGCGCGGTCGCGGTCGCTGCGCAGCGCCTGAGTGAGTTCGAGGAAGTCGCCAACGCTGCTGCGCCCACTGCGGACCAGCGCCCACTGGTTATCCACCAGCGCGAGCCGCTCCTGCGGCAACAGTTTTGTGGCCGCGACCGCCATCAGCTGCTTGAAGGAAGCGGGCGAGTAAGCGGCGCGGTAGTAACCGCGAGCGTCGGCGTTGCCGTAGACCCACTCGGCGCACGCCGGCAGCGTGATGGTGGCCTGCTTTGCAGTCACCAGCTCGCACTTGGTCTCCGCCTTGCCTTTCGCTCCATACTTGAGGCAGATAGGGATCTGCCAGAGCTGGTCGCCCGAACCTTTGTCGCTTTTTTCCATCGCCAGGCGATCGCTGAAGAAGCGTTGCTGGGTGACGGCAACGCTGGTCTTGCCGGCTGAGCATTTCGCCTCGACGTTCACCAGCGGCACGCCGGGCTGGAGCACGAAGCTCGCCATGATCTTGTCGATGGGCTTGCCGGATGCCGTGGTCTGTGCGCCCCAGAAATCTTCCGCGGTGGCGTTGGCGTACTTATGGGCCTCGAGGTAAGCGTTGGTGCCCTGCTGAAAGGCGGCGGCGCCTTCATAGCCTTCGAGCATGCGCAGCACGGCCGCGGTCTTCTCATAGGCGATGCCGTCGAAGAGCTCGCCGATCTCGGCGGAGGTAGTCGCGTCCTGGCGGATGGGCCTAGTGGCGACGAGCGAATCCACGTTCATGGCGTTAGTGGCGCTATCGACCTCGTCCATCTGGTTGTTCCACTCGGGATGCGCGGCGCGCACCGGCTTGGGACTCATCCAGGTGGCAAAACCTTCGTTGAGCCAGATGTCGTTCCACCACTGCATGGTGACGAGGTCGCCGAACCACTGGTGCGCCATCTCGTGCGCGAGCACGTCCCACACCGTCTTCTGCAGGGAGGACGAAGTGGACTTCGGATCCACGAACAGCAAGATCTCGCGGTAGACGATGAGGGCGGTGTTCTCCATCGCGCCGGCGGAGAAGTCGGGCGCGGCGAGCACGTCGAGCTTGCCGTACGGATACTTCGTCGCATACCACTGGTTGTAGTAATGCTGGATGGATTTCGCCGCCGTCAGGGCTTCACCGGTGAGGTGCACCTTGTCGGGCGTGGCGCAGATGCGGATGGGAGCGCCGTCCATCTCGCCCTCATTGCACTTCCAGTCGCCGACGGCGAGCGCCACGAGATAGGTGGACATCTTCGGCGTCATCGCAAAAGTGATGGTGCGTTTGCCGGGCCCGGGGCCAGGCTCGTCTTTCTTGATGCGTCCGTTCGAAATGGCCGTGTCGCCCTGATCGACGACCACGCTGATGTCGAACGGCGCCTTGTAGGCCGGCTCGTCCCAGCTGGGGAAGGCGCGCCGCGCGTCGGTGGGCTCCATCTGCGTGACCGCGTAATCCCGGTTCGACCCTTTGCTCAGATACAGGCCGCGCAACTGATCGTTGAGGATGCCGGTGTACCTGATCTTGATCTCGACCGGACCTTGCGGCAGCTCCTGGTCAACCGAGAGCGTAGCCATCTCTTTTTCCGGTTGCAGCGAGACCCTGGCCGTCTGCACCGGGCCAGAGGGTAGCGCCTGAATGGTGACCAGCTGGAACTCGATCTCGAGCGCGTTGAGGACGATGTCTTTCGTCGCGCGGTTGACGTCGCCGTGGATGGTCTCTTCGCCCGAGAACTTCGCCGTCTTCAGGTCGGGCGAGAACTTGAGGATGTAGTGGTGCGGGGTGACCGTGTCTGGCAGGCGCTGTGCCTCCATGTGGAGCGCGAGCGTGGCGGTGCAGAGGAAGAGCAGGAGTGCGGAACGGCGCATGGGTGGTTCCCTTCTTTTATTCGATCAGTTCAAAACCCACCACGGAAACACAGAGGCACGGAGGTCCTTTTTGTTTTTGTTTTTGTTTTTGATTTGTTCCGCTGTTCCTGTTCTTGTCCTTCTCCGCGTCTCCGTGTCTCCGTGGTGAAGGTTTCAGTGAGCTGAGTCGAGAATCTGTCCACCGATGATGGTGGTGGTGCAGGAACTCGTGCCAAACCAATAGGGTATCTCGCGGTAGTCCTTCACGTCGAAGACGGCGAGGTCAGCGTCTTTGCCGGGCTCGAGGCTTCCCTTGCGCTCGGCCAGGCGCAACGCATGCGCGCCGTTGATGGTGGCGGCGGCGATGGCTTCCGCGGGCTTCATCTTCATCTGCGTAGACGCCAGCGACAGGATGAACGGCATGCTGGCGGTGGGCGAGGTGCCGGGGTTGTAGTCGGTGGCGAGCGCCACGGCGACGCCGGAATCGATGAGCTTGCGCGCGGGCGGGTACTCGCGCAGTCCGAGGAAATAGTTCGCGCCGGGGACGAGCGTCGCGACCGTATCGCGGCGGGCGAGTTGCGGGATGTCTTCGTCGTTCACGTAGTCCATGTGGTCGAAAGAGGATGGTTGGAAGCGCAGCAGTGGCCATAGTTCAGACGGCGAGAGTTGGCAAACGTGAGCGCGCACGCCGAGGCCGGCCTTCTGGGCCGCCTCGAAGATGCGCTCCGCTTGTGCCTGGGTGAACGCCCCACGCTCAATGAATACGTCGACAAACTGCGCCAAGTTCCGTTTCTTCACCGCCGGGATCATCTGCTTGATGATCTCGTCCACGTACTTGTCGGGCTTGCCGGCGTGTTCTTTGGGGACAACGTGCGCGGCCATTAGGGTGGCAACGACCGTGCCGGGCCAGCGCGCGGCGGCAGTGCGGATGGCCTCGAGCGACTTCAACTCCGCCTCCGTGCTGAGCCCGTAACCCGACTTCGCTTCGACGGTCGTGGTCCCCTGCGCCGCCATCTGGTTAAACGCTCCCAACACGGAAGCGGTTAACTGAGCCGGGGAACATTTCCGCAGCGCGTCCACGCTCGACCGGATGCCGCCGCCGGCCGCGGCTATCTCTTCGTAGCTCGCGCCCGCGATTCTCTTCTCGAAATCGATGAGCCGCGGCGCGGTGAAGGCGGGATGGGTGTGCGAATCCACGAATCCGGGCAGCACGACCTTGCCGGCGCAGTCGAGCTCGATGAGTTTTTTCTTGAGCTTTTTGACGGCAGGATCTTTGAGCGCGTCTTTGGTGCGTCCGACGGAGATGACTTTCCCGCCGGCGCAGAGCACGGCTGCATCTGCGATTACGCCCACGTTGTTCAGCTCCGGCCCGCGGCGAGGCTTGGTGGTGCCGCGCAGGGTGAGGAGCTGGGTGATGTTGGTGAGGAGAAGGGCGTTAACGGGCATTCTCGCCTCTGCGCACAAACACCCACCACGGAGGCACGGAGACACGGAGGGTGAGGAGTTGGGTGATGTTTATGGGAAGCGGCACTAGTCGGCACCCTGCAAGGTGTGCCACTCCCCCAGCCGGCAATAGCGAACCACAGAGGCCTTGCCGTCGAAGCCATCATCGATCCCGTCGTGCTCGATTCGAAATGGGACCGAAGCCTGGTAATCGCGAGCGTGTCGCTGGATGTCTCCAGGGCTGGCTGAAACGATCTTGTGCGAAAACGCCATTTCGTTTTCGCCCATCTGCTGCATGGAATCCTCGTCACGCGTGACGGGAAGGTCGGACTTACAACGCGCGCGCCCGCCCCAATACACAAGCACACGCGACTGACCGTGCGTGGAGCAAAGAATCGCCCAATCTGTCTGTCCCGGTCGCGCAAAGGATCCGGATATCACGTTGTGGGGTCCTCTCTCCAACGCCTGCGGAATACCGCACCCTCGGCGCTCCAGGTCTGCGCGAATCGCTTCCGGCACGCGCGAGAAGGCAGCCGGAGCAAGATACTGGACGGGTTTCGCCGGCGATGGCTGCCGCGCTCCCTGGAACAGCAATAGCAACAGCAGCGAGGGAAACAACCTAACCTCCCATCGGGATCTTGACACCTTTTTTTCGCGCGGTGTCTTTCGCTTCGTCGTAGCCGGCGTCCACGTGGCGCGCGATGCCGATGCCGGGATCGTTGGTGAGCACGCGCTCGATGCGTTTGGCCATGGCGTCGGTGCCGTCGGCCACGCAGACCTGGCCGGCGTGCAGCGAGTATCCGATGCCCACGCCGCCACCGTTATGGATGGAGACCCAGCTCGCACCCGAAGCGGTGTTGAGCAGGGCGTTGAGCAGCGGCCAGTCAGCGACAGCGTCGGAGCCGTCTTTCATCGCCTCGGTCTCGCGGAAGGGAGAA
This Acidobacteriota bacterium DNA region includes the following protein-coding sequences:
- the yihA gene encoding ribosome biogenesis GTP-binding protein YihA/YsxC — encoded protein: MKVRAKFLTSAVDPAKFPAPTVPEIAFAGRSNVGKSSLLNALAGGKLAHVSSTPGRTRTINFFGINFDAGNTKTAKPEPELLLVDLPGYGYAKISKSISAEWPTFIEPYLRDRETLALCVCLVDSSIPPQPSDHQLITWLRQHQRPFLMVGTKADKLSHNKLRASLTELQVAHEVGAVLPFSAETGAGLKELWQMIFEATNEADGGE
- a CDS encoding M1 family metallopeptidase, which codes for MRRSALLLFLCTATLALHMEAQRLPDTVTPHHYILKFSPDLKTAKFSGEETIHGDVNRATKDIVLNALEIEFQLVTIQALPSGPVQTARVSLQPEKEMATLSVDQELPQGPVEIKIRYTGILNDQLRGLYLSKGSNRDYAVTQMEPTDARRAFPSWDEPAYKAPFDISVVVDQGDTAISNGRIKKDEPGPGPGKRTITFAMTPKMSTYLVALAVGDWKCNEGEMDGAPIRICATPDKVHLTGEALTAAKSIQHYYNQWYATKYPYGKLDVLAAPDFSAGAMENTALIVYREILLFVDPKSTSSSLQKTVWDVLAHEMAHQWFGDLVTMQWWNDIWLNEGFATWMSPKPVRAAHPEWNNQMDEVDSATNAMNVDSLVATRPIRQDATTSAEIGELFDGIAYEKTAAVLRMLEGYEGAAAFQQGTNAYLEAHKYANATAEDFWGAQTTASGKPIDKIMASFVLQPGVPLVNVEAKCSAGKTSVAVTQQRFFSDRLAMEKSDKGSGDQLWQIPICLKYGAKGKAETKCELVTAKQATITLPACAEWVYGNADARGYYRAAYSPASFKQLMAVAATKLLPQERLALVDNQWALVRSGRSSVGDFLELTQALRSDRDRALWENITARLSTVKRYLTTPEDSAQFRAFVASLYRPMLNELGYAPKPGESADTQQLRREAFSALALVAEDPAAIAKGKDMTQQEIRQPGSVDAELLSVAVSAAARFGDAALYDQYLAALKQEKEPERHYDFLYGLTLFRQPELVKRSFAMAEGPDIRNQDATGFVNSLVGDPYNQQQSWELFKRDWPQLEKKMSSYVRGESVRVANTFCDAGMRDDARQFFESKGNPGSRTFRQTMERIAGCIDLKQQQQQKLSAWLSEHGGGKTRAANVPPYSPPSASFVASKIICHNSFSPAPVSAEKGSTAPTSCAT
- the hutI gene encoding imidazolonepropionase translates to MPVNALLLTNITQLLTLRGTTKPRRGPELNNVGVIADAAVLCAGGKVISVGRTKDALKDPAVKKLKKKLIELDCAGKVVLPGFVDSHTHPAFTAPRLIDFEKRIAGASYEEIAAAGGGIRSSVDALRKCSPAQLTASVLGAFNQMAAQGTTTVEAKSGYGLSTEAELKSLEAIRTAAARWPGTVVATLMAAHVVPKEHAGKPDKYVDEIIKQMIPAVKKRNLAQFVDVFIERGAFTQAQAERIFEAAQKAGLGVRAHVCQLSPSELWPLLRFQPSSFDHMDYVNDEDIPQLARRDTVATLVPGANYFLGLREYPPARKLIDSGVAVALATDYNPGTSPTASMPFILSLASTQMKMKPAEAIAAATINGAHALRLAERKGSLEPGKDADLAVFDVKDYREIPYWFGTSSCTTTIIGGQILDSAH